In the Silurus meridionalis isolate SWU-2019-XX chromosome 6, ASM1480568v1, whole genome shotgun sequence genome, one interval contains:
- the adcyap1b gene encoding LOW QUALITY PROTEIN: adenylate cyclase activating polypeptide 1b (The sequence of the model RefSeq protein was modified relative to this genomic sequence to represent the inferred CDS: inserted 1 base in 1 codon), translated as MAKSSRATLALLVYGILMRYSAQCTPIGMGFPNMRLENDVFGDEGNSLSELSYEPDTMSARSAPALPEDAYTLYYPTERRAETHADGLLDRALRDILVQLSARKYLHSLTAVRVGEEEEEDEEDSEPLSKRHSDGIFTDSYSRYXKQMAVKKYLAAVLGRRYRQRFRNKGRRFAYL; from the exons ATGGCCAAATCTAGTAGAGCTACATTGGCTCTGCTCGTCTACGGGATCTTAATGCGCTACAGCGCCCAATGCACACCCATCGGAATGGGCTTCCCCAACATGAG GCTAGAAAACGACGTGTTTGGGGATGAGGGAAACTCGTTAAGTGAGCTCTCCTACGAGCCGGACACTATGAGCGCGCGCAGTGCTCCAGCCCTCCCGGAGGACGCGTACACACTGTATTACCCGACCGAGAGAAG AGCCGAAACGCATGCAGACGGATTGTTAGATAGAGCCTTGAGGGACATCCTGGTTCAGTTATCAGCCCGAAAATATCTGCATTCTCTGACGGCAGTTCGCGTAGG tgaggaggaggaggaggatgaagaagacTCGGAGCCCTTGTCCAAGCGCCACTCGGACGGCATTTTCACGGACAGCTACAGCCGCT CGAAACAAATGGCCGTAAAAAAATACCTTGCAGCAGTGCTGGGAAGAAGGTACAGACAGAGGTTTAGAAACAAAGGACGCCGTTTTGCTTATTTGTAG